The Musa acuminata AAA Group cultivar baxijiao chromosome BXJ2-2, Cavendish_Baxijiao_AAA, whole genome shotgun sequence genome has a segment encoding these proteins:
- the LOC103976537 gene encoding PH, RCC1 and FYVE domains-containing protein 1 isoform X2: MADLVGSGDVEKALLALKRGSHLLKYGRKGKPKFYPFRLSDDASSLIWLSSGGEKSLKLVSVSKIIPGQRTPVFKRYPCSEKDHLSFSLIYDNGTRSLDLDSKDLISKSPSERSSGSILDSSSPDISYSIKTSSVVSSENFVRLERSDVSNMLAKGASSDIIRVSVSSAPSTSSHGSVQDDCDALGDVYVWGEVICEISSRTSTDRGISFSSGGADALLPKPLESNLVLDVHHVACGVRHAVLVTKQGEVFTWGEESGGRLGHGVGADVVQPRLLESLAICHADLVACGEFHTCAVTTAGDLYTWGDGTHNAGLLGHGNDVSHWIPKRVSGPLEGLQVAYVNCGTWHTALITSTGKLLTFGDGTFGALGHGSRESVTQPREVESLMGLKTIAVACGVWHTAAVVEVIVAQPGANASSGKLFTWGDGDKYRLGHGDKEPRLKPTCVASLIDYNFHKLACGHSLTVGLTTSGQVFTMGSTVCGQLGNPQSDGKLPCLVEDKLVGESVGEVACGSYHVAVLTIRGEVFTWGKGANGRLGHGDIEDRKTPTLVEALKDRAVKYIACGANFTAVICQHKWVSGAEQSQCSACRQAFGFTRKRHNCYHCGLVHCHSCSSRKALRAALSPNPSKPYRVCDSCYVKLNNVLEFGGINKRNGLPRLTGEIRDRFEKAEMKSTRLVLPSNLDLMKDLDIKAARHGKKTDSLSFVRAAHASSLVQLKDLALAGGIDLQGAAPRPLRTSMVQSVNPSRAVSPFSRKSSPPRSATPIPTTSGLSFSKSTTDTLKKTNELLNQEVQKLRAQVDNLTERCELQEVELQKLGKKAQEAMALAAEESAKSKAAKEVIKSLTSQLKDMAELLPQGVHKNGAIRSAGLSNGLDLHSGPYSILNGDQQHRFSINNAMTAVSPMASESTLTNGNSGQNHALMNVHESHKMNPNSQDCQSLNSSEMEEDFSTGKRDSNAERSSSSSKADIDNKETERPQNGEKVYKSRSPISTSNQADAEWIEQYEPGVYITLVAHRDGTRDLKRVRFSRRRFGEHQAESWWSENRENVYERYNVRGSDRASSAVSRQSALRSEEDYMHSSRA; encoded by the exons ATGGCAGATCTCGTCGGCTCCGGGGATGTTGAGAAG gcactccttgcattgaagaGAGGCAGTCATTTGCTTAAGTATGGTCGAAAAGGGAAGCCAAAATTCTATCCATTTAGACTGTCTGAT GATGCATCATCATTGATTTGGTTATCAAGTGGTGGAGAAAAAAGTTTGAAACTAGTTTCTGTTTCAAAAATTATCCCAGGTCAAAGAACT CCTGTTTTTAAACGGTATCCGTGCTCAGAGAAGGACCACTTATCCTTTTCGCTCATATATGACAATGGGACAAGGTCTCTTGATTTG GATTCCAAGGATTTGATATCTAAGAGTCCAAGTGAGAGGTCGAGTGGCTCCATTCTGGATAGTAGTTCTCCTGACATCAGTTATAGTATTAAAACTTCATCAGTGGTCTCTTCTGAAAATTTTGTACGCTTGGAAAGATCAGATGTATCAAATATGCTAGCAAAAGGTGCCTCTTCAGATATTATCAGAGTAAGTGTTTCTAGTGCACCCAGCACATCAAGTCATGGTTCTGTGCAAGATGACTGTGATGCTTTAGGTGATGTTTATGTGTGGGGTGAGGTCATATGTGAAATTTCTTCAAGAACTAGCACTGATAGAGGTATAAGTTTTTCTAGTGGAGGAGCCGATGCACTTTTACCTAAGCCCTTGGAATCTAATTTAGTTTTGGATGTTCACCATGTGGCTTGCGGAGTCAGGCATGCTGTTCTTGTTACTAAGCAAGGAGAAGTCTTTACATGGGGTGAAGAATCTGGAGGACGCCTTGGCCATGGAGTTGGAGCTGATGTTGTTCAACCTCGCCTTCTCGAGTCTTTAGCAATTTGTCATGCAGATTTGGTCGCTTGTGGGGAATTCCATACTTGTGCTGTCACTACAGCTGGTGATCTTTATACTTGGGGTGATGGCACTCACAATGCGGGCCTTCTTGGACATGGTAATGATGTTAGCCACTGGATACCGAAAAGAGTTTCAGGACCACTGGAAGGTCTTCAAGTTGCATATGTTAATTGTGGCACCTGGCATACAGCCTTAATAACATCAACTGGGAAGTTGTTAACATTTGGTGATGGAACATTTGGTGCTTTAGGTCATGGTAGCAGAGAAAGTGTTACGCAACCAAGGGAGGTAGAATCATTGATGGGCTTGAAAACCATTGCAGTTGCATGTGGTGTATGGCACACTGCTGCTGTAGTAGAGGTTATAGTAGCTCAGCCTGGTGCAAATGCATCATCGGGAAAGTTGTTCACTTGGGGTGATGGAGACAAGTACCGACTTGGCCACGGTGATAAGGAGCCACGACTCAAGCCTACTTGTGTGGCTTCATTGATTGATTACAATTTTCACAAGCTAGCTTGTGGTCATAGTCTCACAGTTGGCTTGACAACCTCTGGACAAGTTTTTACAATGGGAAGTACAGTTTGTGGTCAGCTTGGCAATCCACAATCTGATGGGAAACTTCCATGCTTAGTGGAAGATAAGCTTGTAGGTGAATCTGTTGGTGAAGTTGCTTGTGGTTCATACCACGTTGCAGTTTTAACAATTAGAGGCGAGGTTTTCACATGGGGAAAAGGTGCTAATGGAAGATTAGGTCATGGAGATATTGAAGACAGGAAAACGCCTACCCTTGTTGAAGCTTTGAAAGACCGAGCTGTTAAATATATTGCTTGTGGTGCAAACTTTACAGCTGTCATATGCCAGCACAAATGGGTATCGGGTGCAGAGCAATCACAGTGCTCAGCATGCAGGCAAGCATTTGGATTCACCCGCAAGCGACATAATTGTTATCATTGTGGTCTTGTTCATTGCCATTCATGCAGTTCCAGGAAGGCCTTAAGAGCAGCCttgtctcccaatccttcaaaaccTTATCGAGTTTGTGACTCCTGCTATGTGAAATTGAACAATGTGTTGGAATTTGGTGGAATTAATAAGAGAAATGGCTTACCTCGCTTGACAGGAGAAATCAGAGACAGGTTTGAGAAAGCAGAGATGAAATCAACAAGGCTAGTGTTACCTAGCAATTTGGATCTCATGAAAGATCTGGACATTAAGGCAGCAAGGCATGGGAAGAAAACTGACTCCTTGTCCTTTGTTCGAGCTGCTCATGCCAGTTCACTTGTACAGCTGAAAGATCTTGCTTTGGCTGGCGGGATTGATCTGCAGGGAGCAGCTCCTAGACCACTTCGCACGTCCATGGTTCAGTCTGTAAATCCTTCGAGAGCTGTTTCACCCTTTTCTAGAAAATCTAGTCCTCCACGTTCTGCTACACCAATTCCCACAACTTCTGGACTTTCTTTCTCCAAAAGTACTACCGACACTCTGAAGAAAACAAATGAACTCTTGAATCAAGAAGTTCAGAAGTTACGTGCTCAA GTTGATAATTTGACAGAGCGCTGTGAACTTCAAGAAGTTGAGTTGCAAAAATTAGGAAAGAAAGCTCAAGAAGCCATGGCGCTGGCTGCTGAGGAATCTGCTAAATCAAAAGCTGCAAAAGAAGTTATTAAATCTCTAACGTCACAG CTTAAGGATATGGCTGAGTTATTACCTCAAGGGGTTCACAAAAATGGTGCGATAAGATCAGCAGGCTTATCAAATGGATTGGACTTACATTCTGGTCCTTACTCAATTCTTAATGGGGATCAGCAGCATAGATTTAGTATAAACAATGCTATGACAGCAGTGTCTCCTATGGCTTCTGAGTCTACTCTTACGAATGGAAATTCAGGTCAGAATCATGCACTAATGAATGTCCATGAATCTCACAAGATGAACCCAAATTCACAAGACTGTCAGTCACTGAATTCCAGTGAAATGGAAGAGGACTTCAGTACAGGAAAGCGTGACAGCAATGCAGAGAGGTCATCATCCAGCAGTAAAGCTGATATTGACAACAAGGAAACTGAACGTCCTCAAAATGGTGAGAAGGTTTATAAGTCTCGAAGTCCCATTTCAACAAGTAATCAAGCAGATGCGGAATGGATCGAACAGTACGAACCTGGTGTCTATATAACTCTAGTAGCCCATCGTGATGGAACTCGAGATTTGAAGAGAGTGCGGTTCAG TCGAAGAAGATTTGGTGAGCATCAGGCAGAATCCTGGTGGTCAGAGAACCGTGAAAATGTTTACGAGAGATATAATGTACGTGGATCAGACCGCGCCTCATCAGCAGTGTCACGCCAATCTGCACTTAGATCAGAAGAAGATTATATGCATTCTTCCAGGGCTTAG
- the LOC103976537 gene encoding PH, RCC1 and FYVE domains-containing protein 1 isoform X1 yields the protein MADLVGSGDVEKALLALKRGSHLLKYGRKGKPKFYPFRLSDDASSLIWLSSGGEKSLKLVSVSKIIPGQRTPVFKRYPCSEKDHLSFSLIYDNGTRSLDLICKDRFETEVWFAGLKALVSSGHVGRPKIDGWSDGGLYFDDSKDLISKSPSERSSGSILDSSSPDISYSIKTSSVVSSENFVRLERSDVSNMLAKGASSDIIRVSVSSAPSTSSHGSVQDDCDALGDVYVWGEVICEISSRTSTDRGISFSSGGADALLPKPLESNLVLDVHHVACGVRHAVLVTKQGEVFTWGEESGGRLGHGVGADVVQPRLLESLAICHADLVACGEFHTCAVTTAGDLYTWGDGTHNAGLLGHGNDVSHWIPKRVSGPLEGLQVAYVNCGTWHTALITSTGKLLTFGDGTFGALGHGSRESVTQPREVESLMGLKTIAVACGVWHTAAVVEVIVAQPGANASSGKLFTWGDGDKYRLGHGDKEPRLKPTCVASLIDYNFHKLACGHSLTVGLTTSGQVFTMGSTVCGQLGNPQSDGKLPCLVEDKLVGESVGEVACGSYHVAVLTIRGEVFTWGKGANGRLGHGDIEDRKTPTLVEALKDRAVKYIACGANFTAVICQHKWVSGAEQSQCSACRQAFGFTRKRHNCYHCGLVHCHSCSSRKALRAALSPNPSKPYRVCDSCYVKLNNVLEFGGINKRNGLPRLTGEIRDRFEKAEMKSTRLVLPSNLDLMKDLDIKAARHGKKTDSLSFVRAAHASSLVQLKDLALAGGIDLQGAAPRPLRTSMVQSVNPSRAVSPFSRKSSPPRSATPIPTTSGLSFSKSTTDTLKKTNELLNQEVQKLRAQVDNLTERCELQEVELQKLGKKAQEAMALAAEESAKSKAAKEVIKSLTSQLKDMAELLPQGVHKNGAIRSAGLSNGLDLHSGPYSILNGDQQHRFSINNAMTAVSPMASESTLTNGNSGQNHALMNVHESHKMNPNSQDCQSLNSSEMEEDFSTGKRDSNAERSSSSSKADIDNKETERPQNGEKVYKSRSPISTSNQADAEWIEQYEPGVYITLVAHRDGTRDLKRVRFSRRRFGEHQAESWWSENRENVYERYNVRGSDRASSAVSRQSALRSEEDYMHSSRA from the exons ATGGCAGATCTCGTCGGCTCCGGGGATGTTGAGAAG gcactccttgcattgaagaGAGGCAGTCATTTGCTTAAGTATGGTCGAAAAGGGAAGCCAAAATTCTATCCATTTAGACTGTCTGAT GATGCATCATCATTGATTTGGTTATCAAGTGGTGGAGAAAAAAGTTTGAAACTAGTTTCTGTTTCAAAAATTATCCCAGGTCAAAGAACT CCTGTTTTTAAACGGTATCCGTGCTCAGAGAAGGACCACTTATCCTTTTCGCTCATATATGACAATGGGACAAGGTCTCTTGATTTG ATCTGCAAGGATAGATTCGAGACGGAGGTGTGGTTTGCAGGCCTCAAGGCGCTGGTTTCTTCTGGTCATGTTGGACGACCAAAAATTGATGGCTGGAGTGATGGTGGACTATATTTTGAT GATTCCAAGGATTTGATATCTAAGAGTCCAAGTGAGAGGTCGAGTGGCTCCATTCTGGATAGTAGTTCTCCTGACATCAGTTATAGTATTAAAACTTCATCAGTGGTCTCTTCTGAAAATTTTGTACGCTTGGAAAGATCAGATGTATCAAATATGCTAGCAAAAGGTGCCTCTTCAGATATTATCAGAGTAAGTGTTTCTAGTGCACCCAGCACATCAAGTCATGGTTCTGTGCAAGATGACTGTGATGCTTTAGGTGATGTTTATGTGTGGGGTGAGGTCATATGTGAAATTTCTTCAAGAACTAGCACTGATAGAGGTATAAGTTTTTCTAGTGGAGGAGCCGATGCACTTTTACCTAAGCCCTTGGAATCTAATTTAGTTTTGGATGTTCACCATGTGGCTTGCGGAGTCAGGCATGCTGTTCTTGTTACTAAGCAAGGAGAAGTCTTTACATGGGGTGAAGAATCTGGAGGACGCCTTGGCCATGGAGTTGGAGCTGATGTTGTTCAACCTCGCCTTCTCGAGTCTTTAGCAATTTGTCATGCAGATTTGGTCGCTTGTGGGGAATTCCATACTTGTGCTGTCACTACAGCTGGTGATCTTTATACTTGGGGTGATGGCACTCACAATGCGGGCCTTCTTGGACATGGTAATGATGTTAGCCACTGGATACCGAAAAGAGTTTCAGGACCACTGGAAGGTCTTCAAGTTGCATATGTTAATTGTGGCACCTGGCATACAGCCTTAATAACATCAACTGGGAAGTTGTTAACATTTGGTGATGGAACATTTGGTGCTTTAGGTCATGGTAGCAGAGAAAGTGTTACGCAACCAAGGGAGGTAGAATCATTGATGGGCTTGAAAACCATTGCAGTTGCATGTGGTGTATGGCACACTGCTGCTGTAGTAGAGGTTATAGTAGCTCAGCCTGGTGCAAATGCATCATCGGGAAAGTTGTTCACTTGGGGTGATGGAGACAAGTACCGACTTGGCCACGGTGATAAGGAGCCACGACTCAAGCCTACTTGTGTGGCTTCATTGATTGATTACAATTTTCACAAGCTAGCTTGTGGTCATAGTCTCACAGTTGGCTTGACAACCTCTGGACAAGTTTTTACAATGGGAAGTACAGTTTGTGGTCAGCTTGGCAATCCACAATCTGATGGGAAACTTCCATGCTTAGTGGAAGATAAGCTTGTAGGTGAATCTGTTGGTGAAGTTGCTTGTGGTTCATACCACGTTGCAGTTTTAACAATTAGAGGCGAGGTTTTCACATGGGGAAAAGGTGCTAATGGAAGATTAGGTCATGGAGATATTGAAGACAGGAAAACGCCTACCCTTGTTGAAGCTTTGAAAGACCGAGCTGTTAAATATATTGCTTGTGGTGCAAACTTTACAGCTGTCATATGCCAGCACAAATGGGTATCGGGTGCAGAGCAATCACAGTGCTCAGCATGCAGGCAAGCATTTGGATTCACCCGCAAGCGACATAATTGTTATCATTGTGGTCTTGTTCATTGCCATTCATGCAGTTCCAGGAAGGCCTTAAGAGCAGCCttgtctcccaatccttcaaaaccTTATCGAGTTTGTGACTCCTGCTATGTGAAATTGAACAATGTGTTGGAATTTGGTGGAATTAATAAGAGAAATGGCTTACCTCGCTTGACAGGAGAAATCAGAGACAGGTTTGAGAAAGCAGAGATGAAATCAACAAGGCTAGTGTTACCTAGCAATTTGGATCTCATGAAAGATCTGGACATTAAGGCAGCAAGGCATGGGAAGAAAACTGACTCCTTGTCCTTTGTTCGAGCTGCTCATGCCAGTTCACTTGTACAGCTGAAAGATCTTGCTTTGGCTGGCGGGATTGATCTGCAGGGAGCAGCTCCTAGACCACTTCGCACGTCCATGGTTCAGTCTGTAAATCCTTCGAGAGCTGTTTCACCCTTTTCTAGAAAATCTAGTCCTCCACGTTCTGCTACACCAATTCCCACAACTTCTGGACTTTCTTTCTCCAAAAGTACTACCGACACTCTGAAGAAAACAAATGAACTCTTGAATCAAGAAGTTCAGAAGTTACGTGCTCAA GTTGATAATTTGACAGAGCGCTGTGAACTTCAAGAAGTTGAGTTGCAAAAATTAGGAAAGAAAGCTCAAGAAGCCATGGCGCTGGCTGCTGAGGAATCTGCTAAATCAAAAGCTGCAAAAGAAGTTATTAAATCTCTAACGTCACAG CTTAAGGATATGGCTGAGTTATTACCTCAAGGGGTTCACAAAAATGGTGCGATAAGATCAGCAGGCTTATCAAATGGATTGGACTTACATTCTGGTCCTTACTCAATTCTTAATGGGGATCAGCAGCATAGATTTAGTATAAACAATGCTATGACAGCAGTGTCTCCTATGGCTTCTGAGTCTACTCTTACGAATGGAAATTCAGGTCAGAATCATGCACTAATGAATGTCCATGAATCTCACAAGATGAACCCAAATTCACAAGACTGTCAGTCACTGAATTCCAGTGAAATGGAAGAGGACTTCAGTACAGGAAAGCGTGACAGCAATGCAGAGAGGTCATCATCCAGCAGTAAAGCTGATATTGACAACAAGGAAACTGAACGTCCTCAAAATGGTGAGAAGGTTTATAAGTCTCGAAGTCCCATTTCAACAAGTAATCAAGCAGATGCGGAATGGATCGAACAGTACGAACCTGGTGTCTATATAACTCTAGTAGCCCATCGTGATGGAACTCGAGATTTGAAGAGAGTGCGGTTCAG TCGAAGAAGATTTGGTGAGCATCAGGCAGAATCCTGGTGGTCAGAGAACCGTGAAAATGTTTACGAGAGATATAATGTACGTGGATCAGACCGCGCCTCATCAGCAGTGTCACGCCAATCTGCACTTAGATCAGAAGAAGATTATATGCATTCTTCCAGGGCTTAG
- the LOC135606196 gene encoding histone H3.2-like, which translates to MARTKQTARKSTGGKTPHKKLATKASRKTAPATGGVKKPHRFRPGTVALREIRKYQKNTELLIRKLPFQRLVREIAMAFKTDLRFQMSAVSALQEAAEAYLVGLFEDTNLCAIHAKRVTIMPKDIQLARRIRGERA; encoded by the coding sequence ATGGCGAGGACGAAGCAGACGGCTCGCAAGTCGACGGGCGGCAAGACGCCCCATAAGAAGCTGGCGACGAAGGCGTCCAGGAAGACGGCGCCGGCGACGGGGGGGGTGAAGAAGCCGCACCGGTTCCGCCCAGGGACGGTGGCTCTGCGGGAGATCCGCAAGTATCAGAAGAACACGGAGCTGCTCATCCGGAAGCTACCGTTCCAGCGGCTGGTGCGTGAGATCGCGATGGCCTTCAAGACGGACCTTCGGTTCCAGATGTCGGCGGTGTCGGCGCTGCAGGAGGCGGCCGAGGCGTACCTGGTGGGCCTCTTCGAGGACACCAACCTCTGCGCCATCCACGCCAAGCGGGTCACCATCATGCCCAAGGACATCCAGCTCGCACGCCGCATCAGGGGCGAGAGGGCTTGA